GTTCAAAGCTTCCAGGGCATATTTGGCAATATCCATATCAATATATCCTTTTCCTTTAACCTGTGCAAAATCTCTTACACGTCGCAACAAGGCATTGGCTATACGGGGAGTTCCTCTGCTTCTTGAAGCAATTTCCTCAGCGGCGTCATCATGAATGGTTATATTGAGAATTTTTGCAGACCGGAGAATAATGTTCTTAAGCACGGTATAATCATAATATTCCAGATTGGCTCTAATACCAAACCGGGCACGCAGGGGACTGGTCAAAAGACCGGACCGGGTAGTGGCTCCAATAAGTGTAAACTCATTAACCTGGAGCTGTACGGACCGCGCGCTGGGCCCCTTATCAATAACAATATCAATATGAAAATCTTCCATTGCAGAATAAAGATATTCTTCTACTATAGGGCTGAGACGATGTATTTCATCAATGAAAAGCACATCCCCTTTTTCAAGATTGGTCAACAGCCCGGCCAGATCTCCGGGTTTGTCCAATACTGGGCCGGAAGTGAGTTTTAGGTTGGAACTCATCTCGTAAGCAATAATATTGGCCAGTGTAGTTTTTCCCAAACCCGGAGGCCCGTGTAAAAGCACATGGTCTAAAGCATCATTCCGCATTCTTGCTGCTTCAACAAAAACTTTCAGATTCTCCACTACTTTGCCCTGACCCTGGAATTCATCAAAATAAGAAGGACGGAGTTTTTGTTCAAACTCTGCTTCTTTCTTACTTGATCCTTCTTCACGGATGTTAAATTCTTCATCCATAATAAAAATATTTTAAAGGCCCAATTCTCTCGATATTTCAAGCATCTTGTCAATTGGCTTTCTGGCAAGTTCAATGGTTTCCCGGTCTAGCTCAACAGTAGGCTCTTCATATTTCAAACTGTTGTAAATTTTATTCATGGTGATCATTTTCATAAAATAACAGTCGCTGCAGCCGCATGTGGAATCTTTTGGAGGAGCTACAATAAAGTATTTATCCGGATTCTGCTTTTTCATCTGATGAATAATCCCAGATTCGGTGGCTACAATAAATTGTTTGGCATTGTCTTGTTTTGCAAATTTCAACAAGGACGATGTGGACCCAATATGATCGGCCATAATCTGAATGGGTTTTTCACATTCAGGATGGGCAATGAGTTTTGCATCCGGATACTCCTTTTTAAGCTCTACAATTCGCTGGGTTGAAAATTCTTCATGAACATGACAGGCACCTGGATAAACGACCATATCCTCCCTTCCGGAAATCCGTTTGATATAATTCCCGAGATTTTGATCTGGAGCAAAAAGAATTTTTTCCGTTTTTGGAAGATAATTTACAATATGCAATGCATTGGTTGAAGTGCAGCATATATCCGTCATGGTTTTTATTTCAGCCGTTGTATTCACATAAGAGATAACCGTATAACCGGGATACTGATCCTTAAATTCTTTGAATTTATCAGGCGGACATGACTCAGCCAGAGAACACCCTGCATTGAGATCCGGTATGATCACCTGTTTTTCCGGGCTTAATATTTTAGCAGTTTCAGCCATAAAATGTACACCCGCAAAGATAATCATATCAGCATCTGTTTCTGCAGCAACCTGAGAAAGTTTCAAACTGTCACCCAAATAATCTGCGATATCCTGTATATCGCTGGTTTGATAATAATGACCGAGTAAAACGGCATTTTTTTCTTTTTTCATCCGTTCTATTTCACCGACCACATCTATATTGGGATCTACCGGTTTGTCTATGAACCCTTTTTCTTTTATGTTGAGATTGTTAACATCCATATTATTATTATATTTTTTATTTTAAACCCTAATGATGATAAATATGTCCGGTTAATATTGTTTGTTTTTTTCTTGAAGATTTCTTTGAAATGTAAAAATTAAAATTCAATTCATATTGAATTAACAAGCATTTTAAATTTTCACTCCTGACATAAAAAACAATAGCCAACTTATAAACAAATGGTGAATAACCTTCAGGTTGATAAAATACGGTTTTATTATATAAACATCTTTGTTCAAAGAGGTGTTTATTATATATTGGTTAAATCTAAAAAATATTTTTTTCCATTTGAAAAATTTTTTTATGTAGACACAGAATCTATATATCCAAAACAAAATAATTAACAAAAATACCACAAAAGTTAACATCAATTTTAACAGGTGCGGTTAATAAAAACGTCGGGTTGTAAGGAAATAGTTGATTAATTATCAATAAAATAAAC
The Bacteroidales bacterium DNA segment above includes these coding regions:
- the ruvB gene encoding Holliday junction branch migration DNA helicase RuvB; translation: MDEEFNIREEGSSKKEAEFEQKLRPSYFDEFQGQGKVVENLKVFVEAARMRNDALDHVLLHGPPGLGKTTLANIIAYEMSSNLKLTSGPVLDKPGDLAGLLTNLEKGDVLFIDEIHRLSPIVEEYLYSAMEDFHIDIVIDKGPSARSVQLQVNEFTLIGATTRSGLLTSPLRARFGIRANLEYYDYTVLKNIILRSAKILNITIHDDAAEEIASRSRGTPRIANALLRRVRDFAQVKGKGYIDMDIAKYALEALNIDKHGLDEMDNKILSTIIDKFSGGPVGITTIATAVGDDSGTLEEVYEPFLIKEGYLQRTQRGREVTFLGYKHLNREYNKENGQKRIF
- the nadA gene encoding quinolinate synthase NadA, which gives rise to MDVNNLNIKEKGFIDKPVDPNIDVVGEIERMKKEKNAVLLGHYYQTSDIQDIADYLGDSLKLSQVAAETDADMIIFAGVHFMAETAKILSPEKQVIIPDLNAGCSLAESCPPDKFKEFKDQYPGYTVISYVNTTAEIKTMTDICCTSTNALHIVNYLPKTEKILFAPDQNLGNYIKRISGREDMVVYPGACHVHEEFSTQRIVELKKEYPDAKLIAHPECEKPIQIMADHIGSTSSLLKFAKQDNAKQFIVATESGIIHQMKKQNPDKYFIVAPPKDSTCGCSDCYFMKMITMNKIYNSLKYEEPTVELDRETIELARKPIDKMLEISRELGL